GACAGGTGCTACTTCTGGAGGAACATCTTCACTGCCACCCCCGCCAGCACTACCGCGAAGACCTTGCGCATGACCTCCTGGGGAGTGTGCTGCGCCCACTCCCCGCCGAAATACCCGCCCACGAAGACCCCCGCGGCGATCAGCAGGCCCAGCTTCACGTCCGCGTGCCCGGCCTTGTAGTAGTTCAGGAAGGCCAGCAGGCCGGTGGGCGGCAGCAGCATGGCCAGCGAAGTCCCCTGCGCCTGGTGCTGGTCCATATGAAAGGCATAGATCAGGATGGGGACCAGAATGATCCCTCCGCCCACTCCCACCAGCCCGGAAAAGACCCCGATCAGAACCCCGACCAGAAGACCCAACAGGATGTTCACGCTCGCCTCCCGAAGTTCGCGCAGGGATGGTATCAGGAGGGGAGTCAGGAGTCAGCCGTCAGCAGTCAGCCTTTGTGACCTCGGTGTCACCTTCGTGTCCATTGTGGTTGGCTTCTTGCTTATCACAAAGGACGCAAAGGGCTACATGAGGGAAGGCTTACGGGACTGGCTTCCAACTCCTGACCCCTGGCTACACCACGTACGTTCGCGTGATGCGGTCGTGCCAGCACAGCCGGTCTTCGTCCACCAGGGCCCACAGGTAGCCCAGCCCCAGCGACATGCAGGAGACCGCCATGGCCAGGGCGCGGAAGCGCCGCACCCGCCGCGTGGGCGGCGTCCCCTCGAAGGTCTCCAGGCCGAGCTGCGCCGCCTG
The DNA window shown above is from Terriglobales bacterium and carries:
- a CDS encoding sulfite exporter TauE/SafE family protein → MNILLGLLVGVLIGVFSGLVGVGGGIILVPILIYAFHMDQHQAQGTSLAMLLPPTGLLAFLNYYKAGHADVKLGLLIAAGVFVGGYFGGEWAQHTPQEVMRKVFAVVLAGVAVKMFLQK